A section of the Oryza sativa Japonica Group chromosome 1, ASM3414082v1 genome encodes:
- the LOC4326868 gene encoding bidirectional sugar transporter SWEET2a precursor, producing the protein MMNALGLSVAATSTGSPFHDVCCYGAGIAGNIFALVLFISPLPTFKRIVRNGSTEQFSAMPYIYSLLNCLICLWYGLPFVSYGVVLVATVNSIGALFQLAYTATFIAFADAKNRVKVSSLLVMVFGVFALIVYVSLALFDHQTRQLFVGYLSVASLIFMFASPLSIINLVIRTKSVEYMPFYLSLSMFLMSVSFFAYGVLLHDFFIYIPNGIGTVLGVIQLVLYGYFRKGSREDSLPLLVTHT; encoded by the exons ATGATGAACGCTCTCGGTTTATCGGTGGCGGCCACCAGCACCGGCTCCCCCTTCCACGACGTCTGCTGCTATGGCGCTGGGATTGCAG GGAACATCTTCGCTCTTGTGCTCTTCATCTCCCCGCT GCCGACGTTCAAGAGGATCGTCCGGAACGGATCGACGGAGCAGTTCTCGGCGATGCCGTACATTTACTCGCTACTCAACTGCCTCATCTGTCTCTGGTACGGCCTCCCCTTCGTCTCCTacggcgtcgtcctcgtcgccaccgtcaaCTCCATCGGCGCCCTCTTCCAGCTCGCCTACACCGCCACCTTCATCGCATTCGCCGACGCCAAGAACAGG GTGAAGGTGTCCAGCCTGCTGGTTATGGTGTTCGGCGTGTTCGCTCTAATTGTGTATGTTAGTCTGGCGTTGTTTGATCACCAAACACGGCAATTGTTCGTCGGTTACCTCAGCGTTGCGTCCCTCATATTCATGTTTGCGTCCCCCTTGTCCATCATT AATCTGGTGATCAGGACGAAGAGCGTGGAGTACATGCCCTTCTATTTGTCACTCTCTATGTTCTTGATGAGCGTATCGTTCTTCGCATATGGAGTTCTACTGCATGATTTCTTCATATAT ATTCCAAATGGGATTGGAACCGTTTTGGGTGTCATTCAATTGGTGCTCTATGGCTACTTCAGAAAAGGATCAAGAGAGGACAGCCTCCCATTGCTAGTCACACATACATGA
- the LOC4326869 gene encoding protein kinase and PP2C-like domain-containing protein — MGVEVPPEESNRCVRGCCRSAAIPLHLPPSSFSLLSPIAKGSESTVYEARLGGERVAAKKPVLSTSDDLDKFHYQLQLLCELDHPGLARLVAAHARPPNYLMFFDFFEPPNLADKIHVEEWNPSVQQVVTIATDLAKALQYLNILGIVHRDIKPANILIDKDFHPHLADFGLAMYQKDIKHVSVENWRSSGKPTGGFHKKNMVGTLIYMAPEILRKDIHTEKSDVYSFAISINELLTGVVPYTDLRAEAQAHTVLEMTYTEQQLTAAIVSQGLRPALALPESGAPPSLLSLIQRCWDSDPQQRPSFKDITEELKIIEKHIAVNSCSLASPANKSQNGNTEVHHYQEALSWLNQGELFAKGNKLDSTVDHWSDIFDQSSKYCPTLSWGSFATCGRRETMEDTHFMLPHMSEEKDLHAFGIFDGHRGSAAAEFSVRAVPGFLKQFNSNTSPTDALTEAFVRTDIAFREELILHQKSKRITQKNWHPGCTAVTALIVRNKLFVANAGDCRAILNRAGEPFPMTRDHVASCPKERERIVKEGTEVKWQIDTWRVGAAALQVTRSIGDDDLKPAVTAQPEVIETILSPDDEFLVMASDGLWDVMSNEDVLSIIKDTVKEPGMCSKRLATEAAARGSKDNITVIVVFLRPVSTAERIY; from the exons atgGGGGTGGAGGTGCCGCCGGAGGAGTCCAACCGGTGCGTGCGCGGGTGCTGCCGGAGCGCCGCCATCCCGCTCCACCTCccgccctcctccttctccctcctctcccccatcGCCAAAG GGTCGGAGAGCACGGTGTACGAGGCGCGGCTGGGCGGCGAGCGCGTCGCGGCCAAGAAGCCCGTGCTGTCCACCTCCGACGACCTCGACAAGTTCCACTACCAGCTGCAGCTGCTCTG TGAACTGGATCACCCAGGGTTGGCGAGACTGGTCGCAGCACATGCACGTCCTCCGAATTACTTGATGTTCTTTGATTTCTTTGAACCTCCAAACCTTGCGGACAAGATACATGTTGAGGAGTGGAACCCTTCTGTGCAGCAAGTGGTCACCATTGCCACTGATCTAG CAAAGGCTCTCCAATACCTAAACATCCTTGGCATAGTACACAGAGATATAAAGCCTGCAAACATTTTG ATAGATAAGGACTTCCATCCACATTTAGCAGATTTTGGCTTAGCCATGTACCAGAAGGACATCAAGCATGTTTCAGTTGAAAACTGGAGATCATCTGGCAAGCCTACTGGTGGTTTCCATAAAAAGAACATGGTTGGGACATTAATATACATGGCACCAGAAATTTTGAGAAAGGACATACATACAGAGAAATCAGATGTATATAGCTTTGCAATATCTATCAA TGAGCTACTTACGGGTGTGGTGCCTTATACAGACCTACGAGCAGAAGCACAG GCACACACCGTTCTTGAAATGACTTACACCGAACAACAACTTACAGCAGCAATTGTTTCTCAAGGATTGCGCCCAGCTCTTGCCCTTCCTGAGTCTGGTGCTCCACCTAGCCTCTTGTCACTTATCCAGCGATGCTGGGACTCTGATCCTCAACAGAGACCATCATTTAAAGATATAACTGAAGagttaaaaataattgaaaagcATATAGCTGTAAATTCTTGCTCACTAGCATCTCCTGCAAACAAGAGTCAAAATGGCAACACAGAAGTTCACCACTATCAAGAAGCATTGAGCTGGTTGAACCAAGGGGAGTTGTTTGCAAAAGGAAACAAATTGGACAGTACAGTTGACCATTGGTCTGATATTTTCGATCAGTCCTCTAAGTACTGTCCAACATTAAGTTGGGGATCTTTTGCAACATGTGGTCGAAGAGAAACAATGGAAGATACCCATTTTATGCTTCCCCACATGAGCGAAGAAAAGGATCTGCATGCATTTGGCATTTTTGATGGTCACAGAG GTTCAGCAGCTGCTGAGTTCTCAGTTCGAGCAGTCCCTGGTTTTCTCAAACAGTTTAATTCCAATACAAG CCCAACTGATGCCCTTACAGAAGCATTTGTAAGGACTGACATAGCATTTCGAGAGGAATTAATTCTTCACCAGAAGTCAAAAAGGATAACCCAGAAAAATTGGCATCCTGGTTGCACGGCAGTGACAGCACTGATAGTGAGAAACAAGCTTTTTGTAGCGAATGCTGGTGATTGCCGGGCAATTCTGAACCGTGCTGGTGAACCATTTCCTATGACCAGG GATCATGTTGCTAGTTGTCCAAAGGAAAGAGAACGGATTGTAAAGGAAGGAACTGAAGTCAAATGGCAAATAGATACATGGCGTGTTGGTGCAGCTGCTCTTCAG GTCACACGGTCCATTGGCGATGATGATCTTAAGCCAGCAGTCACAGCACAACCTGAGGTTATAGAAACCATTTTATCACCTGATGATGAGTTCCTG GTGATGGCAAGTGATGGATTGTGGGACGTGATGAGCAACGAGGATGTCCTGTCCATCATCAAGGACACAGTAAAAGAGCCTGGAATGTGCTCCAAGCGGCTGGCCACGGAGGCGGCAGCGCGTGGCAGCAAGGACAACATCACTGTCATCGTTGTGTTCCTTCGCCCCGTCTCCACTGCTGAGCGAATATACTAA
- the LOC4326870 gene encoding DNA damage-repair/toleration protein DRT102 codes for MAAAAADRRFKIFAAADAFGQPLKDAVVAHLRAHPSVADVVDLGVDKYYAAAAAVARSVIATPTSSSDPALEARGVVVCGTGAGVAIFANKYPGVYATHCATAADAANTRSINACNVLALSGLATPPDAAAAIADAWLATPFRAPCPASGDAPWPDDIQRFFDSAPAEMAAIPDISSASVPDSACAICCLRKGMEFEPVGIMPGGEMRIVRESPTSAYVRFKAGSVEPAHHHTFGHDLVVISGKKKVWNLTKKESYDLVDGDFLFTPAGDVHRVKYFEDTEFFIRWDGHWDIFLDEDLDAARRAIDAELGAATAK; via the coding sequence atggccgccgccgccgcagaccgCCGCTTCAAGATCTTcgcggccgccgacgccttCGGCCAGCCGCTCAaggacgccgtcgtcgcgcaCCTCCGCGCCCACCCTTccgtcgccgacgtcgtcgaCCTCGGCGTCGACAAGtactacgccgccgccgccgccgtcgcccgcagcGTCATCgccacccccacctcctcctccgacccCGCCCTCGAGGCCCGCGGCGTCGTGGTCTGCGGCACGGGCGCCGGCGTCGCCATCTTCGCCAACAAGTACCCCGGCGTCTACGCCACTcactgcgccaccgccgccgacgccgccaacaCCCGCTCCATCAACGCCTGCAACGTCCTCGCGCTCTCCGGCCTGGCCAccccgcccgacgccgccgccgccatcgccgacgccTGGCTCGCCACCCCGTTCCGCGCCCCGTGCCCGGCCTCCGGCGACGCCCCCTGGCCCGACGACATCCAGCGCTTCTTCGACTCCGCGCCCGCCGAGATGGCCGCCATCCCCGacatctcctccgcctccgtcccTGACTCCGCCTGCGCCATCTGCTGCCTGAGGAAGGGGATGGAGTTCGAGCCGGTGGGGATCATGCCCGGCGGCGAGATGCGGATCGTGCGGGAGAGCCCCACGTCGGCGTACGTCCGGTTCAAGGCCGGGAGCGTGGAGCCGGCGCACCACCACACGTTCGGCCACGACCTGGTGGTGATCAGCGGCAAGAAGAAGGTCTGGAACCTCACCAAGAAGGAGAGCTACGACCTGGTCGACGGCGACTTCCTCTTCacgccggccggcgacgtgcACCGCGTCAAGTACTTCGAGGACACCGAGTTCTTCATCCGCTGGGACGGCCATTGGGACATCTTCCTCGACGAGGACCTCGACGCCGCGCGCAGAGCCATCGATGCGGAGCTTGGAGCAGCAACCGCCAAGTGA